One genomic region from Desulfuromonadaceae bacterium encodes:
- a CDS encoding DEAD/DEAH box helicase family protein, whose amino-acid sequence MIAQPKGYQTEAKNNVLDIFRYANAQIDAATDPDSRRAAIAHNGCVLIQAPTGAGKTLIAGLVAQELSRDPDIKIVWLWFTPFAGLVEQARIAIKAEFNGLRVRDIARERRAHGTRSGDVFVSTWAAVAGRKDSKRIRKDGDESVSLDLVLEQWRKDGFKIGVIVDEAHHTFSSGTESVRYYREVLQPDFTLMITATPDDQDAESFRKSAGIAIMHRITVSRLDAVSAGLIKPGIKSVAYLAGEQHRELVDFGQAALADGVRVHNAIKAQLVTEGIDLVPLMLVQVASTDKSVEKAKMDLMALGMAEDAIAVYTSKEPDDDLLAVARDESKEVLIFKMAVALGFDAPRAFTLVSMRGAQDKDFGTQIVGRILRVDWRLQNRATSELLKYGYVFLADADKQSGLSGAADRINAVRTELAQVSPFTMLVKLGDSPTVQVVESGQTSLLPNPWSPPSLPYEKSDPSSSGGSISGQEFFNGFIFETNNIATQKKDTGQKPYPLSSAPGMKTYPLRGEMDRVFKREQLNLDTSGLLSAVEARIRIDDSVFTAGFRQAVSIQRKEEEIFTHDVHYGEYQARLSDAEIARRAQLLLFEPDYLDPRELQAALLNRLRKECSERGFLEVLESPEKLRQAMHLILVSHPKLLREAVRICCAENAELVDTAPLPEVMSWPTGCAAGRLAAYQAFPPDLNSHELEFAKLLDVDMSGQIVWWHRNEPRKPWSAGLVMPDGTHYYPDFLVKIKGRNRGDGILMVEVKGEHLINSMNTPDKAAASHKLYRKPLMVMKESSGRWMTLRYNDRTGKNEPDAIFRLDALAEY is encoded by the coding sequence ATGATCGCGCAACCGAAGGGGTATCAGACCGAAGCCAAGAACAATGTCCTTGACATCTTCCGCTACGCGAATGCCCAGATCGACGCCGCCACCGACCCGGACAGCCGCCGCGCCGCCATCGCCCACAACGGCTGCGTGCTGATTCAGGCCCCGACCGGCGCCGGCAAAACCCTGATCGCCGGACTGGTGGCCCAGGAGCTTTCACGCGACCCCGACATCAAGATCGTCTGGCTCTGGTTCACACCCTTTGCCGGGTTGGTGGAGCAGGCGCGGATTGCCATCAAAGCCGAGTTCAACGGTCTGCGGGTGCGCGACATCGCCCGCGAGCGCCGCGCCCACGGCACCCGAAGCGGCGACGTTTTTGTCTCGACCTGGGCGGCGGTTGCCGGACGCAAGGACTCAAAGCGCATTCGAAAAGACGGTGACGAATCGGTCTCCCTCGATCTCGTATTGGAGCAGTGGCGCAAGGACGGCTTCAAAATAGGGGTGATCGTCGACGAGGCGCATCATACCTTTTCTTCCGGGACTGAATCGGTGCGCTATTACCGCGAGGTACTGCAACCCGATTTCACCCTGATGATCACCGCCACCCCGGACGATCAGGACGCGGAGAGCTTTCGCAAATCGGCCGGGATTGCGATCATGCACAGGATCACTGTCAGCCGACTCGATGCGGTGAGTGCTGGCCTGATCAAGCCGGGGATCAAGTCGGTCGCCTATCTGGCCGGGGAGCAGCACCGCGAGCTGGTCGATTTCGGCCAGGCGGCCCTGGCTGACGGTGTGCGAGTGCATAACGCGATCAAGGCACAGTTGGTCACGGAAGGCATCGATCTGGTGCCGCTCATGCTCGTCCAGGTCGCCTCGACCGACAAGAGCGTGGAAAAAGCGAAGATGGATCTAATGGCCCTCGGCATGGCGGAGGATGCCATTGCCGTTTATACCTCGAAGGAGCCGGACGACGACCTGCTGGCGGTGGCGCGGGATGAATCCAAGGAAGTCTTGATTTTCAAGATGGCGGTTGCCCTCGGATTCGATGCGCCGCGCGCTTTTACCCTGGTGTCGATGCGCGGGGCGCAGGACAAGGATTTCGGTACCCAGATCGTTGGGCGCATTTTGCGTGTCGATTGGCGATTGCAAAACCGCGCGACCAGTGAGCTGCTCAAATATGGTTATGTTTTTCTCGCCGATGCCGACAAGCAGTCCGGGCTTTCCGGCGCCGCCGACCGGATCAACGCGGTGCGTACCGAACTCGCTCAGGTGAGCCCGTTTACCATGCTGGTCAAACTCGGTGACAGCCCGACGGTGCAGGTGGTGGAAAGCGGTCAAACGTCACTTCTTCCCAACCCATGGTCGCCCCCATCGCTGCCGTATGAAAAATCGGATCCTTCGTCCTCCGGTGGTTCGATCAGCGGTCAGGAATTTTTTAACGGATTCATATTTGAAACCAACAACATAGCCACCCAAAAGAAAGACACGGGACAAAAACCCTACCCCCTATCGTCGGCACCAGGGATGAAAACGTACCCGCTTCGTGGCGAAATGGATCGGGTCTTCAAACGGGAACAACTTAACCTCGACACATCCGGATTGCTCAGTGCAGTCGAAGCGCGCATCCGCATCGACGATTCGGTTTTTACCGCCGGATTCCGGCAGGCGGTGAGCATCCAGCGCAAGGAAGAGGAAATTTTCACCCACGACGTGCACTACGGCGAATATCAGGCCAGGCTCTCCGATGCCGAGATTGCCCGCCGTGCCCAGCTTCTTCTCTTCGAACCTGACTACCTCGACCCCCGCGAGTTGCAGGCCGCGCTTTTGAATCGACTGCGCAAGGAATGCAGTGAGCGCGGTTTTCTCGAAGTTCTCGAATCGCCCGAGAAACTACGGCAAGCGATGCATCTCATTCTTGTTTCCCACCCGAAACTACTACGCGAGGCGGTACGCATCTGTTGCGCCGAAAACGCCGAACTTGTTGACACCGCGCCCCTGCCGGAAGTGATGTCGTGGCCGACCGGCTGCGCAGCAGGGCGGTTGGCGGCCTATCAAGCTTTCCCGCCTGATCTCAATAGCCACGAGCTGGAGTTTGCGAAACTGCTTGATGTCGATATGTCGGGGCAGATTGTCTGGTGGCATCGCAACGAACCCCGCAAGCCGTGGTCGGCCGGGTTGGTCATGCCTGACGGCACCCATTACTATCCGGACTTTCTGGTTAAAATTAAAGGGCGCAACAGGGGAGACGGCATACTGATGGTCGAGGTCAAAGGGGAGCATCTGATCAACAGCATGAACACCCCCGATAAGGCCGCAGCCAGCCACAAACTTTACCGCAAGCCACTGATGGTGATGAAAGAGAGTTCCGGGCGCTGGATGACTCTGCGTTACAATGACCGGACCGGTAAGAACGAGCCCGATGCGATCTTCCGGCTGGATGCGCTGGCGGAGTATTGA